A single region of the Labeo rohita strain BAU-BD-2019 chromosome 3, IGBB_LRoh.1.0, whole genome shotgun sequence genome encodes:
- the LOC127163454 gene encoding CD209 antigen-like protein E — protein MESDIYYVSFENRDIEGRTLPQTPCQSQDAGKAKKGRGCGCLVLMATAVCFVLLICGLLLVFVTLQHISITAEKHLFKTYKDTVQVFNQTNNRLHDTYSDLMTENDQLQEQFNDLSDELKRVYKKGSLSGWFFITDVSKSWSESRQYCRNQGADLVMIKTEEKQRFITSIISGNERVWIGLSDTYREGKMYWVESSPLKQGYWQKDQPNDEGLNEDCVELVSAFPALNNWNDAQCTNTQKAICEKSFI, from the exons ATGGAGTCAGATATCTATTATGTCAGTTTTGAAAACAGGGATATTGAGGGCAGAACTCTACCTCAAACACCATGTCAAAGCCAGGATGCAGGAAAAGCTAAAAAAGGCA GAGGATGTGGATGTTTGGTGTTGATGGCGACTGCAGTGTGTTTCGTTTTGCTCATTTGTGGTCTTCTGCTGGTCTTCGTCACACTGCAGCACATCTCCATCACAGCAGAAAAACACCTGTTCAAGACTTACAAGGACACAGTCCAAGTGTTTAATCAGACGAACAACAGATTACATGACACTTACTCTGATCTAATGACTGAGAATGACCAACTACAGGAGCAATTCAACGACTTGAGTGATGAACTAAAAAGAGTTTATAAAAAAG GTTCATTGTCAGGTTGGTTTTTCATAACCGATGTTTCAAAGAGCTGGTCTGAGAGCAGGCAGTACTGCAGGAATCAAGGTGCTGATCTGGTCATGATCAAAACTGAAGAGAAGCAG AGATTCATAACTTCAATCATCAGTGGTAATGAAAGAGTGTGGATTGGTTTGTCTGACACATACCGAGAAGGCAAGATGTATTGGGTGGAAAGTTCACCACTGAAACAAGG GTATTGGCAGAAAGATCAACCAAATGATGAGGGCCTAAATGAGGACTGCGTTGAACTGGTGTCTGCATTTCCTGCTCTGAACAACTGGAATGATGCACAATGCACAAACACCCAAAAAGCGATTTGTGagaaatcttttatttaa